Proteins encoded by one window of Microcebus murinus isolate Inina chromosome 2, M.murinus_Inina_mat1.0, whole genome shotgun sequence:
- the GORAB gene encoding RAB6-interacting golgin isoform X2 → MEEKNKRKKALLAKAIAERSKRTQAETIKLKRIQKELQALDDMVSADIGILRNRIDQASLDYSYARKRFDRAETEYITAKLDLQRKTEIKEQLTEHLCTIIQENELRKAKKLEELMQQLDVQADEESLELEMEVERLLREQEADAGKQIVDLERPFQPAGENVTLGFAKEDKKHQEQAISPKVDKQCANSNNVPLLSTAGPNQKVNDISAALGT, encoded by the exons atggaagagaaaaataaacgtAAGAAAGCTCTTTTGGCTAAAGCTATTGCAGAAAG ATCCAAAAGAACTCAGGCAGAGACAATAAAACTAAAGCGGATCCAGAAGGAGTTACAGGCTTTAGATGACATGGTGTCAGCTGACATTGGAATCCTCAGGAACCGGATCGATCAGGCCAGCCTAGACTATTCATATGCTCG GAAGCGATTTGACAGGGCTGAAACAGAGTACATTACAGCAAAGCTAGATTTACAGCGCAAGACTGAGATAAAAGAGCAACTCACTGAACATCTTTGTACAATCATACAGGAAAATGAGCTCCGAAAGGCCAAGAAGTTGGAGGAGTTGATGCAACAGTTGGATGTACAAGCTGATGAGGAGTCTTTGGAGCTTGAAATGGAGGTGGAAAGATTGCTGCGTGAACAAGAAGCAGATGCAGGGAAACAAATAGTTGATTTAGAGAGGCCATTTCAGCCTGCTGGGGAGAATGTGACATTAGGATTTGCTAAAGAGGACAAAAAACATCAAGAACAAGCTATTTCCCCAAAGGTAGACAAACAGTGCGCAAATTCCAATAACGTCCCCCTTCTTAGTACAGCAGGCCCAAATCAAAAAGTTAATGACATTTCAGCTGCTCTGGGCACATGA